In one window of Microplitis demolitor isolate Queensland-Clemson2020A chromosome 4, iyMicDemo2.1a, whole genome shotgun sequence DNA:
- the LOC106693324 gene encoding odorant receptor 46a yields MKTLPYSFMILEYLGGWKPLEWSTSIKGKLYDIYTLTITLAISTFCMSCVTDLFYTENFEDIVHNMSMSFTLIVVCSKLALLKVKRNEIINIIKLLEIKVCRVRCATEANIKFMYDQKAKNIVRKYGGMVLIAVFTITSASIFNNIPTKTLPISGWFPYRHTNSSGFWIAYFHQIIAHFFTAMIGFSFDSVIYGIMIQNCCQLKILKNRLENFVEIVDEEKLNNKINRLSRTIRECEHKFIKECIHHHWIILQFSQQSNDLFAPIIFMQYSSSSLVLCLSVQSSTKLVFMSPEFIFMILYLGCMLSQIYLFCWYGNEVTRESSGIRFAIYNMDWQVLTTRSQKDLLIMKTRAILPIRFTSGHLIELSLDSFTKLIKFSYSTYNLLHQK; encoded by the exons ATGAAAACTCTTCCCTACAGTTTCATGATACTCGAGTACTTGGGCGGGTGGAAACCACTAGAGTGGAGCACAAGTATAAAAGGAAAgttatatgatatatatacgCTTACAATTACCTTAGCAATAAGCACATTTTGTATGTCTTGTGTAACAGATTTATTTTACACGGAAAATTTCGAAGATATTGTTCATAATATGTCAATGTCATTTACACTTATTGTCGTCTGTTCGAAACTAGCTCTTCTTAAAGTGAAacgtaatgaaataataaatatcattaaactGTTGGAAATAAAAGTTTGCAGAGTAAGATGCGCTACAGAAGCTAACATAAAATTCATGTATGATCAAAAAGCGAA AAATATCGTCAGGAAATACGGAGGTATGGTGCTTATTGCAGTATTTACCATAACAAGTgcttcaatatttaataatattccaACAAAAACGCTTCCGATTAGTGGATGGTTTCCTTATCGCCATACCAACAGCTCTGGATTTTGGATCGcatattttcatcaaattattgcacatttttttactgcaaTGATTGGATTTTCTTTTGACTCGGTTATTTACGGTATCATGATACAAAAttgttgtcaattaaaaattttgaaaaatcgtctagagaattttgttgaaatagttgatgaagaaaaactgaataacaaaattaatagattGAGTCGCACAATAAGAGAGTGTgaacataaatttatcaaagaatGCATTCATCATCACTGGATAATTTTACA GTTTTCACAACAGTCCAATGATTTATTTGCTCCGATAATATTTATGCAATACTCTTCTAGTTCTTTGGTACTTTGTCTGAGCGTTCAATCATCAACGAAGCTTGTTTTTATGAGCCCGGAGTTCATATTCATGATTCTTTACCTTGGATGTATGTTATcgcaaatatatttattctgtTGGTATGGCAATGAAGTAACACGAGAG AGTTCAGGAATACGTTTCGCAATTTACAATATGGATTGGCAAGTTTTGACAACTAGAAGTCAAAAAGATCTGTTGATTATGAAAACCCGGGCTATTTTGCCAATCAGATTTACCAGTGGTCATTTAATAGAACTTTCTTTAGATTCATTCACTAAA